One region of Oryza sativa Japonica Group chromosome 10, ASM3414082v1 genomic DNA includes:
- the LOC9268954 gene encoding pentatricopeptide repeat-containing protein At5g64320, mitochondrial, with translation MAEHHPPRLPPSAAGAAATSWPELLTPFDLSRLRATLASRPLTPRRLGRLLALPLSPATSLLLLTWYASSHPALSSLPLRPLLAGGDPDRALSLLDSLPPGFLPLRESLLLPLLRSLPPGRALHLLDQLPRRFGVQPSFRSYNVVLSVLARADCHADALALYRRMVHRDRVPPTTFTFGVAARALCRLGRADEALALLRGMARHGCVPDAVLYQTVIHALCDQGGVTEAATLLNEMLLMGCAADVNTFDDVVRGMCGLGRVREAARLVDRMMTKGCMPGVMTYGFLLQGLCRVRQADEARAMLGRVPELNVVLFNTVIGGCLAEGKLAEATELYETMGLKGCQPDAHTYSILMHGLCKLGRIGSAVRLLREMEKKGFAPNVVTYTIVLHSFCKNGMWDDTRALLEEMSAKGLTLNSQGYNGMIYALCKDGRMDEAMGLIQEMRSQGCNPDICSYNTIIYHLCNNEQMEEAEHMFENLLEEGVVANGITYNTIIHALLRDGRWQDAVRLAKEMILHGCSLDVVSYNGLIKAMCKDGNVDRSLVLLEEMAEKGIKPNNVSYNILISELCKERRVRDALELSKQMLNQGLAPDIVTYNTLINGLCKMGWMHAALNLLEKLHNENVHPDIITYNILISWHCKVRLLDDAAMLLNRAVSGGIVPNERTWGIMVQNFVRKPLTILADQVEVY, from the coding sequence ATGGCGGAGCACCACCCGcctcgcctcccgccgtccgccgccggcgccgcggcgacgtCGTGGCCGGAGCTCCTCACGCCGTTCGACCTCTCCCGCCTCCGCGCCACGCTCGCCTCCCGCCCGCTCACCccgcgccgcctcggccgcctcctcgcgctcccgctctccccggccacctccctcctcctcctcacctggtacgcctcctcccacccggcactctcctccctcccgctccgccctctcctcgccggcggcgaccccgaccgcgccctctccctcctcgactCCCTCCCGCCCGGCTTCCTCCCACTCCGCgagtccctcctcctcccgctgctCCGATCTTTGCCTCCCGGTCGCGCCCTCCACCTGCTCGACCAATTGCCCCGCCGCTTCGGTGTTCAGCCGTCGTTCCGCTCCTACAACGTCGTCCTGTCAGTGCTCGCCAGGGCGGACTGCCACGCCGACGCGCTCGCGCTCTACCGCCGGATGGTCCACAGGGACCGCGTCCCGCCCACCACCTTCACGTTCGGCGTCGCCGCGCGGGCGCTCTGCCGCCTCGGCCGCGCCGACGAGGCGCTCGCGCTGCTCCGCGGGATGGCGCGGCACGGGTGCGTCCCCGACGCCGTGCTCTACCAGACGGTGATCCACGCGCTGTGCGATCAGGGAGGGGTCACCGAGGCCGCCACGCTGCTCAACGAGATGCTCCTCATGGGTTGCGCCGCGGACGTGAACACGTTCGACGATGTCGTGCGTGGGATGTGCGGCCTCGGGCGGGTACGCGAGGCGGCGAGGCTGGTTGACAGGATGATGACGAAAGGCTGCATGCCCGGCGTGATGACGTATGGTTTCCTCCTGCAGGGACTGTGCAGGGTGAGGCAGGCTGATGAGGCACGGGCAATGCTCGGGAGGGTGCCGGAGCTGAATGTCGTGTTGTTTAACACGGTGATTGGCGGCTGTCTCGCAGAGGGGAAGCTAGCAGAGGCTACAGAGCTGTATGAGACAATGGGTTTGAAGGGCTGCCAACCAGACGCGCACACCTACAGTATATTGATGCATGGTCTTTGCAAGCTTGGAAGGATCGGTTCCGCTGTGCGATTGCTTAGAGAAATGGAGAAGAAGGGATTTGCTCCGAACGTAGTCACCTACACGATCGTGCTACATTCCTTTTGCAAGAATGGCATGTGGGATGACACAAGAGCATTGCTGGAGGAGATGTCAGCAAAGGGCTTGACTTTGAATTCACAAGGGTACAATGGAATGATATATGCACTATGCAAGGATGGCAGGATGGACGAGGCGATGGGGCTCATTCAAGAGATGAGAAGTCAAGGGTGTAACCCTGATATTTGCTCATATAATACAATAATTTATCACTTGTGCAACAATGAACAGATGGAGGAAGCAGAACATATGTTTGAAAACTTACTTGAGGAGGGTGTTGTTGCAAATGGTATAACTTACAATACAATCATTCATGCACTGCTGCGTGATGGAAGGTGGCAGGATGCTGTGAGACTTGCGAAGGAAATGATACTTCATGGTTGCTCACTTGATGTTGTTAGCTACAACGGGCTGATAAAAGCCATGTGCAAAGATGGGAATGTTGATCGGAGCCTTGTGCTTCTTGAAGAAATGGCAGAAAAGGGTATTAAGCCAAATAATGTTTCATACAACATTCTGATCAGTGAGCTTTGTAAGGAGAGAAGGGTACGTGATGCTCTAGAGCTCTCAAAGCAGATGTTGAATCAAGGGCTTGCTCCTGACATTGTCACTTACAATACACTCATAAATGGATTATGCAAAATGGGATGGATGCACGCCGCTCTCAATCTCCTAGAGAAGCTACACAATGAAAATGTGCATCCTGATATTATTACATACAATATTCTCATTAGTTGGCACTGCAAAGTCAGATTGCTTGATGATGCTGCTATGCTTCTAAACAGGGCAGTAAGTGGTGGAATAGTACCTAATGAGCGCACATGGGGAATTATGGTACAAAACTTTGTCAGGAAGCCACTTACCATTTTGGCTGACCAGGTTGAAGTGTATTAG